In Cyprinus carpio isolate SPL01 chromosome B16, ASM1834038v1, whole genome shotgun sequence, the following are encoded in one genomic region:
- the paqr6 gene encoding membrane progestin receptor delta isoform X2, whose protein sequence is MLSLRLPQLFDIHQVPKVFREDGIMSGYRHPRSSALDCILSSFQMTNETVNIWTHFLPTWYFLWRFSMLCTSLDFLTDSYTWPLLVYMLLICLYPFTSSCAHTFSSMSAEARHICYFFDYGALSLYSLGCAITYGSYAMPDCWVNSWLHQHFVTIGVANSLFCTSMSCYSRFVELQFPHKSKILRTAAFIVPFLFDSFPLFYRLLSCCWGSCSPSEALASHSYHLLFAFLTCFLFASHLPERLAPGRFDYIGHSHQLFHVCAVVGTHFQMEAVLTDMASRKDWLMSHSSLPSFPATMGVLVLGILLNLGIIGIFSTGLPRTPRQSTLAHLHQE, encoded by the exons ATGCTGAGCCTCAGACTACCGCAGCTCTTTGACATCCACCAGGTGCCAAAG GTGTTTCGAGAGGATGGCATCATGTCCGGGTACCGTCATCCCAGGAGCTCAGCCCTGGACTGCATTCTCAGCAGTTTTCAAATGACCAACGAGACGGTCAATATCTGGACCCACTTCCTGCCGACCTG GTACTTCCTGTGGCGGTTCAGCATGCTGTGCACCTCTCTGGACTTCCTGACGGACAGCTACACCTGGCCGCTGCTCGTCTACATGCTTCTGATCTGCCTGTACCCCTTCACCTCCAGCTGTGCTCACACCTTCAGCAGCATGTCGGCCGAGGCTCGTCACATCTGCTACTTCTTCGACTACGGCGCGCTCAGCCTCTACAGTCTCG GCTGTGCCATCACATACGGCTCTTACGCGATGCCCGACTGCTGGGTAAACAGTTGGCTTCATCAGCATTTCGTGACCATCGGCGTCGCCAACTCGCTCTTTTGTACCAGCATGTCCTGCTACTCCAG GTTCGTAGAGTTGCAGTTCCCACATAAAAGTAAAATCTTGCGAACGGCCGCGTTTATCGTCCCCTTCCTCTTTGATAGCTTCCCACTGTTCTACCGC CTGCTGTCGTGCTGTTGGGGGAGCTGTAGTCCCAGTGAAGCTCTGGCCAGCCACTCTTACCATCTGCTCTTTGCATTCCTCACATGCTTCCTGTTTGCGTCTCACCTCCCTGAGAGACTGGCTCCTGGACGCTTTGACTACATCGGT CACAGTCACCAGCTCTTTCACGTATGTGCGGTTGTGGGCACCCATTTCCAGATGGAGGCAGTGTTGACAGACATGGCGTCTCGCAAAGATTGGCTGATGTCGCACTCCTCTTTACCTTCGTTTCCAGCCACTATGGGGGTTCTCGTGCTGGGCATCCTGCTCAACCTGGGCATCATTGGCATCTTTAGCACCGGTTTACCCCGAACACCTCGCCAAAGCACTTTGGCCCACCTTCATCAGGAGTAA
- the paqr6 gene encoding membrane progestin receptor delta isoform X1: protein MLSLRLPQLFDIHQVPKVFREDGIMSGYRHPRSSALDCILSSFQMTNETVNIWTHFLPTWYFLWRFSMLCTSLDFLTDSYTWPLLVYMLLICLYPFTSSCAHTFSSMSAEARHICYFFDYGALSLYSLGCAITYGSYAMPDCWVNSWLHQHFVTIGVANSLFCTSMSCYSRFVELQFPHKSKILRTAAFIVPFLFDSFPLFYRLLSCCWGSCSPSEALASHSYHLLFAFLTCFLFASHLPERLAPGRFDYIGHSHQLFHVCAVVGTHFQMEAVLTDMASRKDWLMSHSSLPSFPATMGVLVLGILLNLGIIGIFSTGLPRTPRQSTLAHLHQE from the exons ATGCTGAGCCTCAGACTACCGCAGCTCTTTGACATCCACCAGGTGCCAAAG GTGTTTCGAGAGGATGGCATCATGTCCGGGTACCGTCATCCCAGGAGCTCAGCCCTGGACTGCATTCTCAGCAGTTTTCAAATGACCAACGAGACGGTCAATATCTGGACCCACTTCCTGCCGACCTG GTACTTCCTGTGGCGGTTCAGCATGCTGTGCACCTCTCTGGACTTCCTGACGGACAGCTACACCTGGCCGCTGCTCGTCTACATGCTTCTGATCTGCCTGTACCCCTTCACCTCCAGCTGTGCTCACACCTTCAGCAGCATGTCGGCCGAGGCTCGTCACATCTGCTACTTCTTCGACTACGGCGCGCTCAGCCTCTACAGTCTCG GCTGTGCCATCACATACGGCTCTTACGCGATGCCCGACTGCTGGGTAAACAGTTGGCTTCATCAGCATTTCGTGACCATCGGCGTCGCCAACTCGCTCTTTTGTACCAGCATGTCCTGCTACTCCAG GTTCGTAGAGTTGCAGTTCCCACATAAAAGTAAAATCTTGCGAACGGCCGCGTTTATCGTCCCCTTCCTCTTTGATAGCTTCCCACTGTTCTACCGC CTGCTGTCGTGCTGTTGGGGGAGCTGTAGTCCCAGTGAAGCTCTGGCCAGCCACTCTTACCATCTGCTCTTTGCATTCCTCACATGCTTCCTGTTTGCGTCTCACCTCCCTGAGAGACTGGCTCCTGGACGCTTTGACTACAT CGGTCACAGTCACCAGCTCTTTCACGTATGTGCGGTTGTGGGCACCCATTTCCAGATGGAGGCAGTGTTGACAGACATGGCGTCTCGCAAAGATTGGCTGATGTCGCACTCCTCTTTACCTTCGTTTCCAGCCACTATGGGGGTTCTCGTGCTGGGCATCCTGCTCAACCTGGGCATCATTGGCATCTTTAGCACCGGTTTACCCCGAACACCTCGCCAAAGCACTTTGGCCCACCTTCATCAGGAGTAA